The window ACCCCACAGCACGACCCGACCACTGCCGACCTCGCCGCGGAATACCTCCTCGGGGACCGGCCCGCCCCGAAGGGCGTTCCCGCCCGCGTGGCCCGCGCGACCCGCAAGGCGAAGGCGCTCCAGATGCGCCGTGCGGGCATCTCCGTGGAGGCCATCGCCGCACACCTGAAGGTGCACCCCCGCACCGTCTACACGTGGCTGAGGGATGCCCTCGCGGCGATCCCCCGTGAGGAGGCGAACGAACTGCGCCTGCTCGAACTCGACCGGCTCGATGCGATCGTCCGCGGGCTGTTCCCTGACGCAGTTGCGGGCGACGTGCGGGCCGCGGAGGGATGCCTGAAGGTGATGGAGCGCCGCGCGCGTCTCCTCAACCTCGACGCGGCGCATACGGCGG is drawn from Pseudoclavibacter chungangensis and contains these coding sequences:
- a CDS encoding helix-turn-helix domain-containing protein; translation: MSTPQHDPTTADLAAEYLLGDRPAPKGVPARVARATRKAKALQMRRAGISVEAIAAHLKVHPRTVYTWLRDALAAIPREEANELRLLELDRLDAIVRGLFPDAVAGDVRAAEGCLKVMERRARLLNLDAAHTAGLEQVGSLLDRLVNGEG